One window of the Lepeophtheirus salmonis chromosome 7, UVic_Lsal_1.4, whole genome shotgun sequence genome contains the following:
- the LOC121121493 gene encoding uncharacterized protein, with protein MSVSLQTKDLTDYLNFLKSVQESHICEENEIYLKNALRRYETLWIPLVRSHCSRNESLRPPLDVHWMWHLHFHNPHAYKKDLESSGDILDHGYFVGNVDKTKEIWEREYPSEPYESPRDHEKIESFLNNFVSSFSYNLIEASKRQSGFYYQVGMPHYGNNQFQRECIGRYEKFLKLKSQHPIEFLVPFIDIDFAWHTHMSKPILYAKETSEILGGKMLNHNDSVSKGTLEDSHKRTTLLWKEVFCENYEISGVVHRGESSEGKLFDIPSKIKSESFFNGVNRNIKLDPAIYFTNQSSIKASEYELDLKVTEVNPYGPKILFEINNIISSETTEKDTILFLVEHEHIFQVGIYSSVLIELEVNVRKTHNKLCMFVFGSNTESKLLSNIKHELNPFFRDEEMRMCLNLSDGASLKLNFENLSNEHLENACGYKILNTLPGSYEDCIVPEMVQSLWGPISLSKHSSDEDNDCKAVVHTIVDKKDDSRVFTVNLVHSLNLGMSSVQVIYHGNRMSVAHLIGPESLSTSHINEFQRYYNSPWRAMIIKDNQGDWGILIGHWIGVTKPTKSQGPSALHLKGISAEPGKPGYFQFSFMNLRSNKTLNFELPDKSSSIFGNEEFSFHIPDKMSVNMSNGEMLFHSDIGDEIIQYTTLSFAVSVLYLMVLPVPEDMNIAKRQHVPDKYQPLYFRSQDKTFFVLSGIQSIKQMPTNSTIYHYKKMSNFSSYRPSYPGYLYYGYYNDIDYYQQDQYFTCDVDVLDSFIYDKDGKITKQISDVDICSDKSDNNDKNRDEEEAGDNDNSHGDNGYEEEKDTNNSSNDDNLAQGGTSSNNDDNSAQGGTSSNNDDNSAQGGTSSNNDDNSAQGGTSSVLAETSNNDSGGDGGNSSFFGGSSSGGGGSTCGGGGGSTCGGGSTCGGEGSTCGGGD; from the exons ATGAGTGTGAGTCTCCAAACTAAGGATTTGACTGattacttgaattttttgaagagtGTTCAAGAATCACATATATGCGAggagaatgaaatatatttaaaaaatgctctAAGAAGATATGAAACGCTATGGATCCCATTGGTACGGAGTCATTGCTCAAGGAATGAATCTTTAAGACCTCCTTTAG atgttcATTGGATGTGGcatttacattttcataatcCTCATGCATACAAAAAAGATCTGGAAAGTAGTGGAGACATTCTGGACCATGGATATTTTGTAGGAAATGTGGACAAAACTAAAGAAATTTGGGAAAGAGAATATCCTTCAGAACCTTATGAATCACCTCGTGATCATGAAAAAATAGAgagtttcttaaataattttgtaagctCCTTCTCCTATAATCTAATCGAGGCTTCCAAAAGGCAGAGTGGATTTTACTATCAAgt TGGAATGCCACATTACGGAAATAATCAATTTCAAAGGGAATGCATTGGACGttatgaaaagtttttaaaattgaaatcccAACATCCTATAGAGTTTCTGGTTCCTTTTATAGACATCGATTTTGCATGGCATACTCATATG tCAAAACCCATCCTATATGCAAAAGAAACTTCTGAAATATTAGGAGGAAAAATGTTGAATCATAATGACTCAGTAAGCAAAGGGACTTTAGAGGATTCACATAAAAGGACAACATTGCTTTGGAAGG AAGTTTTTTGTGAGAATTACGAGATCTCAGGTGTGGTACATAGAGGGGAGAGTTCAGAAGGAAAATTGTTTGATATACCCAGTAAGATAAAATCGGAATCTTTTTTTAACGGAGtgaatagaaatataaaattggatCCAGCGATATATTTCACAAATCAAAGCTCAATAAAAGCTTCTGAATATGAACTCGATTTGAAGGTGACTGAAGTCAATCCCTATGgtccaaaaatactttttgagatCAATAACATCATATCATCTGAAACAACTGAGAAGGATACTATTCTCTTTCTGGTTGAACATGAACATATCTTTCAAGTTGGAATTTATTCATCAGTTCTCATTGAGTTGGAAGTTAATGTACGAAAAACCCATAATAAACTTTGCATGTTTGTGTTTGGAAGTAACACAGAGTCTAAACTTTTATCGAACATTAAACACGAACTAAATCCCTTCTTCCGTGATGAGGAAATGAGAATGTGTCTAAATTTATCTGATGGAG CGAGTTTAAAACTCAACTTTGAAAATCTATCTAATGAACATTTGGAAAATGCTTGTggttacaaaattttaaatactttaccTGGATCATACGAAGATTGCATAGTTCCAGAAATGGTTCAAAGTTTGTGGGGCCCAATTTCTCTGAGCAAGCATTCATCTGATGAGGATAATGACTGCAAAGCCGTGGTTCACAC aaTTGTGGATAAAAAGGATGATTCCCGTGTATTCACTGTTAATTTGGTTCATTCCTTGAATTTGGGAATGTCATCTGTGCAGGTTATCTACCATGGAAATAGAATGTCTGTAGCTCATTTGATTGGACCAGAATCTTTAAGTACATCGcatataaatgaatttcaaagg tACTATAATTCTCCTTGGAGAGCTATGATAATCAAAGACAATCAAGGAGATTGGGGAATACTAATTGGTCATTGGATTGGAGTGACTAAACCAACAAAATCACAAGGaccaa GTGCACTTCATCTAAAAGGAATTTCTGCAGAGCCTGGAAAACCcggatattttcaattttcttttatgaatttAAG GTCGAATAAGACTCTGAATTTTGAATTGCCCGATAAATCCAGTTCAATATTTGGAAATGAGGAATTTAGCTTTCATATTCCAGATAAAATGAGCGTAAATATGAGCAATGGTGAAATGTTATTTCATTCCGATATTGGAGATGAAATAATTCAGTATACAACATTGAGCTTTGCTGTTTCTGTTCTATATTTGATGGTTCTTCCAGTCCCTGAGGATATGAATATTGCAAAACGTCAACATGTTCCAGATAAATATCAGCCATTGTACTTTAGATCTCAAGACAAGACGTTTTTTG ttCTGAGTGGAATACAAAGTATTAAGCAGATGCCTACAAATTCTACGATttaccattataaaaaaatgagtaactTTTCGTCGTATAGGCCGAGTTATCCAGGATATCTCTATTACGGTTACTATAACGATATAGATTATTATCAACAGGATCAATATTTTACATGTGATGTTGACGTTTTGGatagttttatttatgataaagaTGGAAAAATAACTAAACAGATATCCGATGTTGATATTTGTTCTGACAAAAGTGacaacaatgataaaaacagaGATGAGGAGGAGGCTGGAGATAATGATAATTCTCATGGAGACAACGGTTATGAAGAAGAGAAAGACACTAATAACAGTAGCAATGATGATAATCTTGCCCAGGGAGGCACAAGTAGCAACAACGATGATAATTCTGCCCAGGGAGGCACAAGTAGCAACAACGATGATAATTCTGCCCAGGGAGGCACAAGTAGCAACAACGATGATAATTCTGCCCAGGGAGGCACAAGTAGTGTCCTAGCAGAGACTAGCAATAATGATAGTGGAGGTGACGGTGGGAATTCCTCCTTTTTTGGTGGCTCATCTTCTGGTGGGGGAGGTTCCACTTGTGGAGGTGGGGGAGGTTCCACTTGTGGAGGTGGGTCTACCTGTGGAGGTGAGGGCTCTACTTGTGGTGGGGGggattga
- the LOC121121590 gene encoding CD63 antigen has protein sequence METTMKCVKYLLFTFNLLFALSGLILIIAGGVIQGIYAEYLDFLGDQFFNTPILLIVVGCITFCVTFFGCCGAIKENHCMTLTFSVLLAVIFIIELGAGIAAYLLKSEVRQIIEVNMEKGLTNYESRGHEGVTKTWNIVQHELECCGAQEYKDWINTTFSVKTYSVPDSCCFSDVQGCGEGILRISEDQASKIIHVNGCLDKLEHLISSNVEVIGGIGIAIAFLQFIGLIFACCLAKNLKKEYETV, from the exons ATGGAGACTACGATGAAATGTGTTAAATATCTCCTCTTTACGTTCAATCTATTATTTGCG TTATCCGGTCTTATTCTCATCATTGCTGGTGGTGTGATTCAAGGAATATATGCAGAATACCTGGACTTCCTTGGTGATCAGTTTTTCAACACACCCATACTTTTAATTGTTGTTGGGTGTATCACATTCTGCGTTACTTTTTTTGGATGCTGTGGGGCGATAAAAGAAAATCATTGCATGACTCTCACTTTTTCAGTACTGCTTGCAGTCATTTTCATCATTGAACTTGGTGCTGGAATTGCAGCTTACTTATTGAAATCCGAGGTGCGGCAAATTATTGAGGTCAATATGGAGAAAGGTCTTACAAACTATGAATCAAGAGGGCATGAGGGTGTCACAAAAACATGGAATATTGTTCAACATGAG TTGGAGTGTTGTGGAGCACAAGAATACAAGGATTGGATCAATACAACTTTTTCGGTGAAAACCTATTCCGTCCCCGACTCTTGTTGTTTTTCTGATGTCCAAGGCTGCGGAGAGGGGATTCTTAGAATATCTGAGGATCAAGCATCTAAAATAATACATGTTAATGGATGTTTAGATAAATTAGAGCATTTGATTTCCTCTAATGTTGAAGTTATCGGAGGTATTGGTATTGCTATAGCCTTTTTGCAG TTTATTGGTTTGATTTTTGCTTGCTGCTTGGCCAAGAATctgaaaaaagaatatgaaacaGTCTAA